A segment of the Rhizoctonia solani chromosome 12, complete sequence genome:
CCGCCGTACTAGCAAGatccctcttcttcttcgggGTTGCTGGTAATTGCCGCCTATCCGGTCGAGCGGAAACAGCCAGTGCCGACATCATAAGACTAACGTATGAATCAACTGTAGATGGCGGGCAGACCCGAATAATACGATGAGAGAACCGAGATTTGACACGTTTCTCGAGCATTGTCAAGCAATCCTATAAAGAGTCGGTGCGTTGAACCCAAATGGGTGGTATCAAATCACAACTCACGATACGACTGGTAACTCCAACCACAGCGAGCCCCTGTGAGCCCTGTCCGGCTCTGCATGACTGAACTGTATCAAGCAAACAATACAAGAGTGCTTGACGTGCATGTTCCGCAAATAAGTCAAAAGCATCGAGCACTACGATTACTGGGCGAATTTGTCTTGCCAGTGCACCAACGATCTGGGGAAGGTGCGTAGCAGCGGGCTAGGATATTCGTAAGCTTCCATAATTGAGTTCGAGATCGAGAGATTGGTACTGACAACATGAATCCCCGTCGGCCCCTCGTCCGgatcttcctcctcgtctaAGGGCACATCGAGAGCCTCTCCACTTTGCAGCACCAACTGACGTGCGATCTCTCGCATTGCCAGGCGATCATTTATTTGGGCATGACCCGACAAATGTATTACGATGGGCGCGGCTGCAGTTGATGGAGGCGCAACGGGCTTCCTGGTAGTATGTCCACCTTGCTTTTCCTTTGTGGGTTTCGTTGGGCTGCTTGGCGAAGTAGATGTCCTAGTTTGTGACTGCGAACGGGAGCTTTGATTTAGTGTTCGTAAAGCGCGCAAAACAGTCTGCATGGCAATTTTGGTTAGCACGCTTGAGCCGAacaatgcgcatacatactcTTGTCTTGCCGCTCCCCCTTGGTCCCACCAATAGGCAACTATTTCCTTCCCCTGTTTCCACAGTACGATGCAGAAGAGCGCGCAATTTAATAACAGCTTCAATTTCGTTGTTCTCTCCATCTACTGACACTTCGAAAGTTGCCTCGTCGGCAGATTGGGGACCCTCGGGCGAATTCTTGTGTTGAGTCGGTGCCCAAGGTGGATTCCGAAGTGTTCTCAAAACCGCCATCTGTTGTTTAGAAAGCCAAGCTGCGAATCCTTGGTCAATCGGACGCTCCTCGATCTCTTCTTCGACTTCTTGAACCTCCCTCATACGGGATCTTTTGCTTGGACTGCCGAAGAGCCGCATATGAGAAGGAGTTGCGACTAATCGGGTTTTGCTTGGTGTCATATGAATGGTTCGAGCACGCGAGGGAGTCATATCGTACGCCGCCAAAACAGTTTCGAGAGCCGGTTCCGATTGAGCACTTGGTAGACCCTTGGCCAAATCTGGGCGTTTTGGAACGCTAATGGGCAAGGTTGGCTGCGAGTTTGTCCTCCGGAAAGGTGTATGGGAGTTATCGAATGGATTATCCAAATCTGTAGCTACTGACGAACTGGAGCTCTGTCGGCTGATCCCCGACTGGGAGGTAGATGGCCCCAATACAGTATCCATCCACGAGCGAGACCGGGCAATAGGCTCGCCCTCGacttgtcctagacgtcgtTCTGGAATTGCGCGTATGGTCGTGGGCTCATCTCCATCATCTCCCTCGGTCCGGATGCTTCGGCTTTATATTTTTTGCTGGGACTTTGAGGGACCTTCGTGCGAGACTTTCCTCGCTCTACAATCACCCCGGTCAAGAAGCACTTTGGTAAAGGAGCCTCGTCCTCCCGCATAATTCCCTTTTTTCTCATATCCTCAGCCGACGCGAGCGCCATTCGAGCGAGGGAAGCAAGCTTGTCTAAATGGCGAGTGGGGTCAACATGCTGTTGGTGACTATAAATGGACTCGCTATCCGATTCCTCTGTTTCGCTCTCCGATGGAAACTGCGAGTTGGGGAATGACAATGACGGTGACGGTGAGGGCCCGCGAGACGTGTAGGGCGATGAGGGGTCGTAGCTTGAAAGAGAAGGATGGCGAGAAAGAGAGGCGTCACGAGATGCGTTCGGGGGCTGGCGCGATGCGAGTGAGTAGGAATCAGTGCGTCCGAACAAATTACGACCCTTCGCATACGATCTTGGTTCTTCGTTCTCTTCGGCAGATGAACTAATATAAGCACCTTCATCCCCAGAGGATATCCCACGATACTGTTGTGTATCGTCATCCTCATTCGACATTGGGACCATATAATCTACGTAAACATCTCCATTCGCGAGGGTCTGCTTGTTTGGTGATTCATGTAGTTTGCGGGAAGATGATAAGGCCTTTTTGGGTGTGGTACCAGACTTGAGGTTCGCAAACATGCGAGACGATATGGGAACTAATTCTTCCTCGTCAGTGTTCGCAGCAGAAGAACCAGAAGCGGAGCCCGAGTGCAGTGTGGAACCTAGAGTTTCTTCCGCAGAAGAACTCTGTGCTCCAGAATCACCGCGCACGAGTTGTCGCGTTGGAACCTTTTTGCGTCCACGAGCAGCGCCCGGAATGGCGGGTTTAAGAGGTGAAGATTTAGACGACGCGCCTGGTAACACAACCCCAATGAAAGGATTTTGCGGTAATCCAGAAAACAAGCTCGCCGACCTGGTAGGGTCAGCTCTTGGAGTTGCATCCAGATCAAGTGCGTTTGTCGCTCGTTTGCTTGGTGAAGTTCGTCTTCGAGGCTTTGAAGGAGTAGACGCAGATGTCTGCGATGCCGAGACAGATGGAACGTCACCTGAATCATTTGGTCTCGAGACAACAgtaatattggatgcagctTTCTTGACTGTGCGTGGCGTTTTGCCACCCTTCGTGCGGGGAGTTTTACTTGGAGTAGGTCCAGGAGATTCAGGATGCAATATAGAATCGATTTCATCAACCTAGTGATATTCTAATAAGATACTCAAAGGCAAAATACTTATGGGACGCACCTCGGTGTTGGCATgcgtctgcttcttctttccCCTTCCGGACTTTGAAGGCGTACTGAAGAGTTTAGGCTAGGTACCAAGCACGTCGAGTCAAGGAAGATCCCAGGCAGAAATACACGCTCACACCTTTTTCGAAATTATTTCGGGAGATTCGACCCTTTCCTCCTCATCGTCATTATCACTTTCCGGTCGCGTCCTGTAGGATCCTCGGGAAGAAACACTTGTACTACGACCTGACGTAGCTTTCACAGGCGTGACGGCGTCGAACTTACGCTTGTTTGATAACATTTTTCTGGATTAGGTTTCAAAGGATGTAAACCATGTGTCCAGTGCCAGACGTCCTAGAAGATGGGTCTGGGGGTGTGGAGGAGATATCTAATATTGGATTAATTGGATCACGTGCTACGCGCCTCGTGTACAATGACTAATTCTTAGCTCACACCCAAGCTGAGATGACCGTTACCACCACAAACTTAGCAAAGTCACTACAATATGTATATTGATCAATACATCACTTTATTACAATTAGCCAATATCTGGTTCCTTATGGAAGTAGACCAGTGTGCCAAATTAATCAGATTCAAAGGTCCTTCACCGCCTCTGGCATATCAACAACTGTCCCGGCGATGCTATATTTCTATAATACGATCACAATGATTCAGATAATTTGCATGTACAGTAAGCATCGATCGGGCCTACCTTGGTAAAGAAACTATGCCATTGGTCAAGGGTCTGTCTCTCGGATTGATTCAGCTGGCTATAATCGGCGATAGCGTCCTCTGGCTTCAATGAAGATTTACCAAGTGCTGCGGGATGTTTCAATGAGTAGACTCAAGCTACTAAAAGGCAGACCTGGAAGCTCACCGACACTGGCGTCCTTGCCGGACAATAGCGCATATCCACCGCCAGGGCCATAAGTATCACGCTTGGCGCTGACATCGAACACCGTGCCCTTGATAGAGACATATACCGGTTTGCTAGGATCTTGCCCGTCAAACTCTTTGAGTTTCTCGAGTGTGTAAGGATCGTCTTTAGGAGGCGCAATCGGCTATGATGGACAAGATATCCAATCCTTTAGTCAACCTAGCTACACGATACAATTTCAAGGCAACGGTATTACCTCGGGTGGAACTGGATTCATCCTTTGCAAAGTGGCTCGCTTAAACAAGAGGTCGGTATGACGATGTGGGGATGAGGTTGTATGCAAGTGAGAGTTTGATCGTCATCATCCACGAATCACGTTCCTGTGTATGACAAATTTCAACCAAGCCAATCATCTTCCGAGTTTGACTGAAAGGCCAACCCCCTGATGAGATTAAAGAACAGTTTTACTACATCACACATTTTTCCAACAGAGATgggaacaaaaaaaaaacacatTAAGTCAACCACATACATATTTCCTTGCAGTATGTACTAGTTGAAACCAATCTGAAACATGCTCGGAGCACCCGGCCAAGGTCAGCCTGAACTAGAAAAGAAAATGAAATGACCTCGGGAACCTCGAATTGATATTTGACAGAATAAACAGTAAAAGATAGGCAAGGGGTAAAGAAAGGAAGGTAAGGACAAGTCCCCTAGTCCGTAAAACAAGCAGTCCTTCAAGATGTAGCAGCAGTGTCCGACCTATATAACCAAAGTACTGTGGAAGTAATTAGCCTGATTAGGCGTCTCAAATAAAAAGAAGAATACATACTGTGAGCCAACACGCTCACGCCCGATTTTACTTTGCCCGCGCCGAAGAGATAGTACCGTGACCTTGAGCTGAAGTCTCGTCTGCATCCTCAGCCAGAGTGTCAAGTGCAGCCGCGCGAGCATCCCGCGATCGGACTTGCATACTATATGCTTCAAAGCTCTTCTTTCCGCCATCCACACTCCTCTTCGCGGCGTCGTAACTCCTCTTCCCTGGGGCATCCAAACTCTTCTTGGATGCAAACCTCTCCTTGGCAGGGGAAGGCAGATCAGCCGGGGCAGCAAATGGATCATCTACAATAGTAGGTGGGCGGATAGGGTGAGACTCGTAGATGACTACACTGCCTCTTGCGCGAGCACTGGCTTCTCCGAAGATACTAGCGCGGTTTACAGTGGTAGACTCGAAGCTGGGGCGTGCTCCTTCGTTGGCAAAGCTAGGAGAAGCGAGATCCCAGACTTCACCTTCATGCTCGTAGCCTTCGGGAAAGAAACTGTGGCGTATGCTATCAGCGCGATGCGTGGTCGGGAAGGAAACGTTGGAGAAGACACTCTCGACTTGAGCACGACGAGGATTGGCAAACTGGGGCCGAGGCCGAGCAAGTGGAACACCGGACCTGGGAGATGGACCGTTGGAACCAGGTGAATCGGGTGAGCCTGG
Coding sequences within it:
- a CDS encoding cytochrome b5 yields the protein MNPVPPEPIAPPKDDPYTLEKLKEFDGQDPSKPVYVSIKGTVFDVSAKRDTYGPGGGYALLSGKDASVALGKSSLKPEDAIADYSQLNQSERQTLDQWHSFFTKKYSIAGTVVDMPEAVKDL
- a CDS encoding origin recognition complex subunit 4 is translated as MLSNKRKFDAVTPVKATSGRSTSVSSRGSYRTRPESDNDDEEERVESPEIISKKPKLFSTPSKSGRGKKKQTHANTEVDEIDSILHPESPGPTPSKTPRTKGGKTPRTVKKAASNITVVSRPNDSGDVPSVSASQTSASTPSKPRRRTSPSKRATNALDLDATPRADPTRSASLFSGLPQNPFIGVVLPGASSKSSPLKPAIPGAARGRKKVPTRQLVRGDSGAQSSSAEETLGSTLHSGSASGSSAANTDEEELVPISSRMFANLKSGTTPKKALSSSRKLHESPNKQTLANGDVYVDYMVPMSNEDDDTQQYRGISSGDEGAYISSSAEENEEPRSYAKGRNLFGRTDSYSLASRQPPNASRDASLSRHPSLSSYDPSSPYTSRGPSPSPSLSFPNSQFPSESETEESDSESIYSHQQHVDPTRHLDKLASLARMALASAEDMRKKGIMREDEAPLPKCFLTGVIVERGKSRTKGDDGDEPTTIRAIPERRLGQVEGEPIARSRSWMDTVLGPSTSQSGISRQSSSSSVATDLDNPFDNSHTPFRRTNSQPTLPISVPKRPDLAKGLPSAQSEPALETVLAAYDMTPSRARTIHMTPSKTRLVATPSHMRLFGSPSKRSRMREVQEVEEEIEERPIDQGFAAWLSKQQMAVLRTLRNPPWAPTQHKNSPEGPQSADEATFEVSVDGENNEIEAVIKLRALLHRTVETGEGNSCLLVGPRGSGKTRTVLRALRTLNQSSRSQSQTRTSTSPSSPTKPTKEKQGGHTTRKPVAPPSTAAAPIVIHLSGHAQINDRLAMREIARQLVLQSGEALDVPLDEEEDPDEGPTGIHVPAATHLPQIVGALARQIRPVIVVLDAFDLFAEHARQALLYCLLDTVQSCRAGQGSQGLAVVGVTSRIDCLTMLEKRVKSRFSHRIIRVCPPSTVDSYVSLMMSALAVSARPDRRQLPATPKKKRDLASTAAQTDSWCINWRDSVERMIGDRQFKQIIEDMFDLSRDVRLLLRILSGAVASLTPSSPWLTVGTISRSIQSQCAPLPFVFLQELAYPCVALLVATQHIHDRGHDVFTFKMLCDEIKRELGNEAVTKALVQVQGRGLGLIRVPESVLETAFERLVAHNVVVLAGPGSSSTGRTYVKYRCVPDRPDIKEAVERLGHSAMKRWFVQGASS